A single genomic interval of Crocosphaera sp. UHCC 0190 harbors:
- the trpA gene encoding tryptophan synthase subunit alpha — MTSVSECFQSLRDRGQCALIPFITAGDPDLETTAKALRLLDASGADIIELGVPYSDPLADGPVIQAAATRALGRGVTLEDVLTLVKDVQPDIKAPIILFTYYNPIFYRGIEAFLQQIKAAGVQGLVVPDLPLEEAETLLKPASEIGIEVTLLVAPTSPLERIQAIALQSQGFIYLVSVTGVTGMRTQVATRVEELIVSLRSVTDKPIGVGFGISEPQHALQVKNWGADAVIVGSACVKRLAQGTPEEGLKAVAEFCQSLKQAIN; from the coding sequence ATGACATCGGTTTCTGAGTGTTTTCAATCCCTACGCGATCGCGGACAATGCGCCCTCATTCCCTTTATTACTGCAGGTGATCCCGATCTCGAAACAACGGCTAAGGCCTTGCGTCTTCTGGATGCGTCAGGAGCCGATATAATCGAATTAGGGGTTCCTTATTCCGATCCTTTGGCAGATGGCCCCGTCATTCAAGCGGCCGCTACCCGTGCCTTAGGTCGAGGAGTAACCTTAGAAGATGTCTTAACCCTGGTCAAAGACGTACAACCAGATATTAAAGCCCCGATCATTCTCTTTACTTACTATAACCCTATTTTTTATCGGGGAATTGAAGCCTTTTTACAGCAAATTAAAGCTGCTGGAGTCCAAGGGTTAGTCGTGCCAGATCTCCCCCTAGAAGAAGCTGAAACCCTCCTTAAACCCGCCTCAGAGATAGGAATAGAAGTCACCCTCTTAGTCGCCCCTACCAGTCCCCTAGAACGTATTCAAGCGATCGCCCTTCAGTCCCAAGGATTTATTTATTTAGTCAGTGTCACAGGTGTAACCGGAATGCGGACTCAAGTGGCCACCAGGGTCGAAGAATTAATCGTTAGTCTTCGCAGCGTTACCGATAAACCCATTGGGGTTGGATTTGGCATTTCTGAGCCGCAACACGCCTTACAGGTCAAGAATTGGGGGGCTGATGCGGTAATTGTCGGTAGTGCTTGCGTAAAACGGTTAGCCCAAGGAACCCCCGAAGAAGGGTTAAAAGCGGTGGCTGAATTTTGTCAGAGTTTGAAACAAGCAATTAATTAG
- the folP gene encoding dihydropteroate synthase translates to MHNLMIRGHCFEWGKRTYLMGILNVTPDSFSDGGEFNSLETALNQAETMINVGVDIIDIGGQSTRPGAEEISLEEELNRVIPVIKVLRKTRLIPISIDTTRAAVAKAAVEAGADIVNDISGGTFDNKMFSTVASLDVPLILMHIRGTPKTMQNNTNYQDLLAEIYQWLQTQLEKAIKIGIDQRKLIIDPGIGFAKNHQQNIELLRHLSEFKELQCPVLVGVSRKSFLGHILQQNDPKKRVWGTAAACCAAIAGQADILRVHDVKEIRDLIQVADAIWRS, encoded by the coding sequence ATGCACAATTTAATGATTCGTGGTCATTGTTTTGAGTGGGGAAAACGCACTTATTTAATGGGAATTTTAAATGTTACCCCTGATAGTTTTAGTGATGGGGGTGAATTTAATAGCCTAGAAACCGCTTTAAATCAAGCTGAAACGATGATTAATGTAGGGGTAGATATTATTGATATTGGGGGACAATCTACCCGGCCTGGTGCAGAAGAAATTTCCTTGGAAGAAGAGTTAAATCGGGTAATTCCTGTTATTAAAGTTTTGCGTAAAACCCGTTTGATTCCTATTTCTATTGATACCACAAGAGCAGCAGTTGCAAAGGCTGCAGTTGAAGCAGGAGCGGATATTGTTAATGATATTTCTGGGGGAACTTTCGATAATAAAATGTTTTCTACTGTAGCAAGTTTAGATGTTCCTTTAATTTTAATGCACATTCGGGGAACTCCTAAAACAATGCAAAATAATACTAATTATCAGGACTTGCTTGCTGAGATTTATCAATGGTTACAAACTCAACTAGAGAAAGCCATAAAAATTGGAATAGATCAACGTAAATTAATTATTGATCCTGGTATTGGTTTTGCTAAAAACCACCAACAAAATATCGAATTATTACGGCATTTATCTGAATTTAAAGAGTTACAATGCCCGGTTTTAGTTGGGGTTTCTCGTAAGAGTTTTCTTGGACACATTCTACAACAAAATGACCCTAAAAAACGAGTCTGGGGAACAGCGGCCGCTTGTTGTGCTGCGATCGCGGGACAAGCTGACATCCTACGGGTTCATGATGTCAAAGAAATCAGGGATTTGATCCAGGTAGCGGATGCAATTTGGCGCAGTTGA
- the tpiA gene encoding triose-phosphate isomerase → MGKIIIAGNWKMHKTQAEALEFLTVLKSKLEDTDEAREVVLCVPFTVLSILSKSLHGGLVRLGAQNIHWEDQGAYTGEISGAMLTELSVDYVVVGHSERRQYFGETDETANLRVIAAQRHGLNPILCVGETKQQRDAGEAESVIINQLKRGLVDVDQSKLVIAYEPIWAIGTGDTCEASEANRIIGIIRDQLSNKNVTIQYGGSVKPDNIDEIMAQSEIDGVLVGGASLDPVGFARIINYQ, encoded by the coding sequence GTGGGAAAAATTATCATTGCGGGTAACTGGAAAATGCACAAAACCCAGGCCGAGGCCCTGGAGTTTTTGACGGTATTAAAATCCAAGCTAGAAGATACGGACGAAGCGCGGGAAGTAGTCCTCTGTGTTCCCTTCACCGTCTTAAGTATCCTCTCTAAAAGTCTCCATGGGGGACTGGTTCGCTTGGGGGCCCAAAACATCCACTGGGAAGACCAAGGGGCCTATACGGGAGAGATTTCTGGGGCTATGTTAACAGAATTGAGTGTTGATTATGTTGTTGTTGGTCACAGTGAACGCCGTCAATATTTTGGGGAAACGGACGAAACTGCGAATTTACGGGTCATAGCCGCTCAACGTCATGGGTTAAACCCGATTCTTTGTGTGGGAGAAACGAAACAGCAACGGGACGCAGGGGAAGCAGAAAGCGTCATCATTAACCAGTTGAAACGAGGTTTAGTTGATGTGGACCAGAGCAAGTTAGTCATTGCTTATGAACCGATCTGGGCCATTGGGACGGGTGATACTTGCGAAGCATCAGAAGCTAATCGCATTATTGGGATTATTCGGGATCAATTATCGAATAAAAATGTAACAATTCAATATGGTGGTTCTGTTAAACCTGATAATATTGATGAGATTATGGCTCAATCAGAAATTGATGGGGTTCTCGTTGGAGGTGCGAGTTTAGATCCAGTGGGATTTGCTCGTATTATTAATTATCAATAG